A region from the Vicia villosa cultivar HV-30 ecotype Madison, WI linkage group LG3, Vvil1.0, whole genome shotgun sequence genome encodes:
- the LOC131657763 gene encoding uncharacterized protein LOC131657763 yields the protein MLPIAYAVVEGETKESWSWFLELLTTDLGGVRICKTYTFISDQQKGLLPALEELLPGVDQRFCVRHLYSNFKKKFPGVKLKELMWKAAYASHPNAWEKIMRQIKDENKDAFNHIWKIPPRFWSKSMFKSGLKCDTLVNNMSEAFNSVFVTARAKPIVTMLEEIRVYLMMRWESNRKRIAKYNDTILPNIRKQLAKQSQLTNYWMVRRAGEVEYEVRHITIIEEKYSVNLSKHECSCRIWMLTGLPCCHAYACLKDQRLEVDDFVPDYYKKECYEACYTPVIHPANGATLWTKTDAVDLQPPPIKRQPGRPKKKRNKEAGEQVRSATQLKRAKFGIKCSRCNKDGHNKATCKLPPTVTTTTAPSSQQNETTAPSSQQPTTNVSSGAPTTTVSSAAPTTTTVSSATPTASSSQQPPKKKKRLQKGPKKQVASQP from the exons ATGCTGCCCATAGCATATGCTGTAGTTGAGGGAGAAACCAAAGAATCTTGGAGCTGGTTCTTGGAATTATTAACAACTGATTTGGGAGGTGTCAGAATATGCAAGACATACACATTTATAAGTGATCAACAGAAG GGTTTGTTACCCGCACTTGAAGAGTTGCTACCAGGAGTTGATCAAAGGTTTTGTGTTAG GCACTTATATAGCAATTTCAAGAAGAAGTTTCCTGGTGTCAAATTAAAGGAGTTGATGTGGAAGGCTGCCTATGCAAGTCATCCAAATGCTTGGGAGAAAATTATGAGACAGATTAAAGATGAGAATAAGGATGCCTTTAATCACATTTGGAAGATCCCACCTAGGTTCTGGAGTAAATCAATGTTTAAAAGTGGTCTAAAATGTGACACTTTGGTGAATAATATGTCTGAAGCATTTAACTCTGTCTTTGTAACTGCAAGAGCCAAGCCCATTGTGACTATGCTTGAAGAGATTAGGGTGTATCTGATGATGAGATGGGAGTCTAACAGGAAAAGGATTGCAAAATATAATGATACTATTCTGCCCAATATCAGAAAGCAGTTGGCAAAACAATCTCAACTGACTAACTATTGGATGGTTAG GCGTGCAGGTGAGGTAGAATATGAGGTTAGGCACATAACAATCATAGAAGAAAAGTATTCTGTGAATCTGTCAAAGCATGAATGTTCATGTAGAATATGGATGCTGACTGGGCTACCATGCTGTCATGCATATGCATGTTTGAAGGATCAACGATTAGAAGTAGATGATTTTGTTCCTGATTATTACAAAAAGGAGTGCTATGAAGCATGCTATACTCCTGTGATACATCCGGCCAATGGAGCTACTCTTTGGACCAAGACAGATGCTGTTGACCTACAACCACCTCCTATAAAAAGACAACCTGGTAGACCCAAAAAGAAAAGGAACAAAGAGGCTGGGGAACAAGTAAGAAGTGCAACACAGCTTAAAAGGGCAAAGTTTGGTATCAAGTGTAGTAGGTGCAATAAGGATGGCCACAATAAGGCCACTTGCAAGTTGCCACCAACTGTGACTACTACTACTGCTCCATCAAGCCAACAAAATGAGACCACTGCTCCATCAAGCCAACAACCAACAACAAATGTTTCTTCTGGTGCACCAACAACAACTGTTTCTTCTGctgcaccaacaacaacaactgtTTCTTCTGCTACACCAACTGCAAGCTCATCTCAGCAACCacccaaaaagaaaaagagactTCAAAAGGGTCCCAAAAAGCAAGTTGCAAGTCAGCCCTAA
- the LOC131655250 gene encoding NDR1/HIN1-like protein 6, which translates to MTEPTSKPNVNGAINGNGNGAATTNGNGNGNPVPVKAQLYNPNRQVYRPQSQYNRRRRSNRSLCCCCCFWTILTVLAAALLVAIVGAAVYVLYHPHQPEFSITNLRIAKMNLKTSTDSPSHLTTLFNLTLIAKNPNNHLVFFYEPFTVTAFSDSVQIGNGSLPAFDSGKNNQTSLRSVLSDSQDLDTDSLTSLRSGLKKKKGFPVVIQMDTKVRMKMEWLKSKKVGIRVTCEGIRGTVPAGKSPAVASVINSECKVDLRIKIWKFSV; encoded by the coding sequence ATGACCGAACCAACTTCCAAACCTAATGTTAACGGTGCAATTAACGGTAACGGTAACGGTGCCGCCACAACTAACGGTAATGGAAATGGAAATCCGGTTCCTGTTAAAGCTCAGCTTTACAATCCAAACCGTCAAGTTTACCGTCCGCAATCACAATACAACCGTCGCCGTCGATCTAACCGTAGCCTCTGCTGTTGCTGCTGTTTCTGGACAATCCTCACCGTTCTCGCCGCCGCACTTCTCGTAGCGATTGTCGGTGCTGCAGTCTATGTACTGTATCATCCTCACCAACCGGAATTCTCCATCACGAACCTCCGCATTGCGAAGATGAATCTCAAAACCTCGACAGATTCACCTTCGCATCTCACCACACTCTTCAACCTCACTCTCATCGCTAAGAACCCTAACAACCACCTCGTTTTCTTCTACGAGCCTTTCACTGTTACTGCTTTCTCGGACTCAGTTCAAATCGGGAACGGATCGTTGCCAGCGTTTGACTCCGGGAAGAACAACCAGACGAGTTTGCGGTCGGTGCTATCGGATTCTCAAGATCTGGATACGGATTCGTTGACTAGTTTGAGATCgggtttgaagaagaagaaaggctTCCCGGTGGTGATTCAGATGGATACGAAGGTGAGGATGAAGATGGAGTGGTTGAAGAGTAAGAAGGTTGGGATTAGAGTGACGTGTGAAGGAATTAGAGGAACTGTTCCCGCCGGAAAATCGCCGGCGGTGGCGTCGGTTATCAACTCGGAATGTAAGGTGGATCTTCGAATCAAGATCTGGAAATTCTCCGTTTAG